The following are encoded together in the Blautia obeum ATCC 29174 genome:
- a CDS encoding TRAP transporter small permease: MKVYKKLMNALAAVEKVVLVVTTLLILVLTVGNVFSRKVIHRSWSFTEELVVAVFVLITLLAAALSCREGGLVSLTLVTDRLPKKLKKPSVILITVLSIIFSVILFKYGMDKVITQLENGKRTFVLNWPEWIFWSFVPIGAGCMILHLIEYCLDVCFGNKNDKEGK, translated from the coding sequence ATGAAAGTCTACAAGAAACTCATGAATGCACTTGCAGCAGTAGAAAAAGTTGTACTGGTAGTTACAACATTGCTGATTCTCGTGCTCACTGTGGGAAACGTGTTTTCCCGTAAAGTGATCCACCGCTCATGGTCCTTCACAGAAGAACTTGTTGTAGCGGTCTTTGTACTTATTACACTTCTGGCAGCAGCATTGTCCTGCAGAGAGGGTGGCCTGGTCAGCCTGACACTGGTTACAGACCGTCTTCCAAAAAAACTGAAAAAACCATCTGTGATCCTGATCACAGTACTGAGTATTATTTTTTCAGTGATTCTTTTTAAGTATGGTATGGACAAGGTTATCACCCAGCTTGAAAACGGAAAAAGAACCTTTGTACTGAACTGGCCGGAATGGATCTTCTGGTCCTTTGTACCGATCGGAGCAGGCTGTATGATTCTTCATCTTATTGAGTACTGTCTGGATGTCTGTTTTGGAAATAAAAACGATAAGGAGGGCAAATAA